AGGATCAAAAAGCATGAAATTTCCCAATGGCTTATTCATTCTGACCAACGGTCATCCGCAGGCAAGGGGTCGTCGCCGGAATTTAATTCCGGACGGACCAACGGTTCGCCGCAAGCCCCGGAATTCGATTCCGGGGAACGGCGAACTTCTTTGCGCGGACGCAGGTTCCGCGCCCAGTCCTCCGCTTGTGAACCCCGTTCCGTCGTCTCACGGCGGAGTACGGATGACTTTCAGGACATTTTGATTCAGCGCGATGCTGCTACCTACTGCATCATAAACTTTCCAGCCCAATGTTAAGAGCGAATTTAGCTTAAAGAGTCTTGTTGCTGTGCCTGAAAAAAACAAGATTGATCCAGAGTGAGACTGTAAGGATGAGAGGACAAACTAACATGGTGATTGATGAATTTCTCCCAGACTTGGGTTAGGAGGGCGAGAAATTGCAAAACACCTTTGATTCTCTCATTCATGTTTAAAAAGCTCAGTGAACAATTCCCAGATCTCAATCGCACCGTTTGGATTCTTGCCTTTGGGCGGTTACTTTCAGAAATTGGGACGGGATTTGTCCTATTTTATGCCTCGATTTTCTTTGTCAATCAAGTGGGTTTATCCGCAACCTTAGTGGGAATTGGTATTGGTAGTGGTCAAGTGGCAGGGGTACTGGGACGCTTTTGGGGTGGCGTTTTTACCGATAGCCAAGCTTGGGGGAGACGACGCACCCTCTTACTCTCTGCTGCGGTGTCCGTTTTAGCGGATATTGTCCTCGGCTTAACTTATAATTTTCCAACCTTACTTCTAGGAAACTTGATTCTTGGCTTAGGAGTTGGGCTCTATTGGCCAGCAACGGAAGCGGTAATTGCCGATATTACCACCCCTAATCAACGTAATGAAGCCTTTGCGATTACCCGGGTTGCGGATAGTTTAGGCTTAGGAATTGGAGTGGTTTTAGGCGGATTAATTATTAGTACCGCTGGCAATTATCGTTTATTATTTGCAGCCGATGGCATTTCGTTTCTCGTTTTCTTTGCCGTCATTTATTTTGCGGTCGAGGAAAGTTATCAATTCGAGGAACAAGCAAGCACTCAGAATAATCCATTTCAAGGTTGGGGGATTGCCTTGCGCGATCGCGCTTTTGTGATCTTTCTTGCGATTAATGTCCTTTTTACCACCTACATTTCCCAAATTCAAAGTACCCTTCCCCTCTACTTCCGCAACTATGTTCATACGGGCGGAGACGAACTCGGCTTTTCGCCGCCAATCATTAGCGCTCTCTTCACTTGGTATATTACCTTTGCTGCGATTATGCAGTTACCCATGGCGCGATTTTTAAACCGTTTCCGACGCGCCCAAGCCCTCACCTTTTCCTTGTCGCTTTGGCTGGTGGGCTTTGTGTTAATTTGGGTAACAGGCCTTACCCAACACGCCCCACTCCTGACTGCCATTGTGACGTTAGGGATTTTGAGCCTAAGCTTAAACAGCTATACCCCTTCTGCTTCCTCTCTGGTTGCTGATATTGCCCCTGCTTCTTTGCGCGGTGTATATTTATCTTTAAATTCCCAATGTTGGGCAGTGGGGTTTTTTATTGGTCCGCCATCGGGTGGATGGGCACTGGATCAAAGCCGAATCATTACCGATTCGTATTGGCTGGTGGCTGCGGCGACGACTTTAATTGGCATCCTTGTATTGCGCTATTTGAATCAACTTCTAAAGTCATGAAATATCTCTTGTCTTTTCTGTTAGGGATTTTGGTTTTGATAACAATCAGCAGTTGTCAAGACTTTTCTCCACGAAATCCTCAAGTCTCCTCAAATGATCAAACTGTTGAGTCAACGCCGAGTCTAGAAGCCTTCGATCTAGCGGCAGAAAACTGGCAAACGATCCAAGGAGAAGGGATGAGTTTATCGCTTCCCGAGAGTTATCAGGGTGGGAATCCAGTGCGGGATTTGAATGAAATTGAAACGGCATTTACTCGTCTTGATGAGGGCTATAGTAAACGATTGCAACCAATTAAGCAAAATCTTGAGCAAACCGCTTTCATTGCCGTTGATGCGCGATCGCTGACACCCGATGCTCTCACCAACGTTAATGTCGTTCAACACCCACTCCCTCAGGAAACCTCTCTAGAAGACTATCTTGGACAAGTCGCGCAGCAACTGAGACCAACTCACCAAATCGAAGAAGAAACTATCATCACTCAAAATCAATCTTCTCTCGGACGGATTGTCGCTAAGGTAACCACAGAAAAAGGGGTAAGCATGAAACAATTATTTTATATCCAACCGCAGGGGGAAACGATTTGGATTGCCACCTATACCACCCCAACCAGTGAATTTCAGGGAAGATTGGCGAACTTTGAACAAAGCATTACTAGTTTGAAGGTTGAAACTTAAACGCAACACACGCCTTGTTTAAAATTAAAACAAGTAGAGCCGAAAATAAAGAACCAATAACGAATCACTCATCACAAAATCGTGCAACTAAACCAAGTAATCATCGCCTACAAAACAGGTGACAAAGAAAGTAAAAAGTGGGCAGAAACTTGCGCGAAAGCCTTAGAAAAACGGGGTTGTAAGGTGCTAGTTGGTCCGAGTGGAATCAAAGACAACCCCTATCCAGTCTTTTTATCCTCGGTGGGCAATGAAATTGACTTAGCAATTGTTTTAGGAGGCGATGGTACAGCCTTAGCAGCGGCACGACAATTAGCCCCTGAAGGGGTCCAGATTTTAGCGGTCAATGTTGGCGGACATTTAGGCTTTTTAACGGAACCCTTTGAGTTATTTCAAGATATTGAAAACCTCCTTGACCGCTTGGAATCTGATCGTTATGCCATACAACGGCGAATGATGCTGCAAGCACAAGTATTGGAAGGAGGGAGAATTAAGCCCGAACCCATGAGTGACCGCTTCTTTTGCTTGAAT
This Cyanobacteria bacterium GSL.Bin1 DNA region includes the following protein-coding sequences:
- a CDS encoding MFS transporter — translated: MFKKLSEQFPDLNRTVWILAFGRLLSEIGTGFVLFYASIFFVNQVGLSATLVGIGIGSGQVAGVLGRFWGGVFTDSQAWGRRRTLLLSAAVSVLADIVLGLTYNFPTLLLGNLILGLGVGLYWPATEAVIADITTPNQRNEAFAITRVADSLGLGIGVVLGGLIISTAGNYRLLFAADGISFLVFFAVIYFAVEESYQFEEQASTQNNPFQGWGIALRDRAFVIFLAINVLFTTYISQIQSTLPLYFRNYVHTGGDELGFSPPIISALFTWYITFAAIMQLPMARFLNRFRRAQALTFSLSLWLVGFVLIWVTGLTQHAPLLTAIVTLGILSLSLNSYTPSASSLVADIAPASLRGVYLSLNSQCWAVGFFIGPPSGGWALDQSRIITDSYWLVAAATTLIGILVLRYLNQLLKS